The genomic interval TGGCAAGGATTGAGCCCACCGCCGGCTTGCAGATGTCGCAGCCGTGACCACGGCCGTGCTGGCGGATCAGGGTGGAAAAGGTTCGGATTCCGTTCACTTTAACCAGATGGAACAGCTCCTGGCGGCTGTACGGAAAGTGTTCGCACAGGTCCTTGCTGACCTCCACGCCGCGTTTTTCCAGTTCGCTGTCGACCACGTTTTTCAGCAGTGCGGTGCAGCCGCCACAGCCGGTGCTGGCCTTGGTTTCGGCCTTGACGCTGCCGAGGTCGCCGCAGCCGGCATCAATAGCGCCACAGATGTCGCCCTTGGTGACGTTGTGGCAGGAACAGATCGACGCCGTTTCCGGCAAGGCATCCGGGCCCAGGGCCGGGGCGCCGCCCTGGCTCTCCGGCAGGATCAGGGTTTCCGGGTTGTCCGGCAGGGCAATGCCGTTGAGGGCGTATTGCAGCAGGGTGTCGTAGTGGCTGTTGTCGCCGACCAGGATGGCCCCGAGCAGTTTCTTGCCATCCTCGCTGATGACCATGCGGCGGTAGTGGCCGATTTGTTCGTCGTTGAAACGGATGTTGCGGGCGCCCGGAGTCTGGCCGTGGGCATCGCCGATGGAGCCGACATCCACACCCAGCAGTTTCAGCTTGGTGCTCATGTCGGCGCCGGTGAAGGCGGCGTCGGTATCGCCGTTCAGAACCGACGCCAGGGTGCGGGCCATGGTGTAGCCGGGGGCAACCAGGCCGAAAATGCGCTGATCCCAGAGCGCACACTCGCCAATGGCGTGGATGTGCGGGTCTGAGGTGGTGCACTGATCGTTCACCACGATACCGCCCCGTTCGCCGACCTCCAGACCGCTGGCTCGGGCCAGCGCATCCTGGGGCCGGATACCGGCGGAGAACACGATCAGGTCGGTTTCCAGGTGGCTGTCATCGCTGAAGTTCATACGCAGGCGAGCTTCTTCGCCGGCGACAATGGCGGTAGTGGCCTTTTCGGTGTGTACCTGCACGCCAAGTTCTTCGATCTTGTGGCGCAGCAGCGCGCCGCCGTCGCTGTCCAGCTGTACCGGCATCAGCCGGTGTGCAAACTCCACTACATGGGCCTGCAGGCCCAGACTTTTGAGCGCATTGGCGGCTTCGAGACCCAGCAGGCCGCCGCCGACCACCACGCCGGACTTGCCAGCCTGGGCGCTGGCACGGATAGCATCCAGATCTTCCAGGGTGCGGTAAACAAAGCAGTGCGGGTGCTCTTTGCCTTCAATGGGCGGCACGAACGGGTAGGAACCGGTGGCCAGCACCAGCTCATCGTAGTTGTAATCGCCCTTGGGGGTGGTCACCGTGCGCTGGTCGCGATCCAGCCCCGTGACCGGCTCGTTTAGCAGCAGTTGGATGCCCTGTTCGGTGTACCAGTCCGCGGTGCCCATGGCGAGATCGGCGTGGGTGGACCCGGCAAAGTATTCCGACAGATGCACCCGGTCATAGGCCAGCTGTTTCTCTTCGCCAAAGACCAGGATGTTGTAGTTTGCGGCGGCCGGGCTGGCGACCAGCTGTTCGAGGAAGTGATGGCCAACCATGCCATTGCCAACGACGATCAGGGTTTTCTTGCTCATGGTGATGTCCTCTCTCCTGGCAGCGGCTCAGGCCGCCGCCTCACAAAATGGTTTGCCAAAGGGCAGTTGGGCGCGGATGCCGGTGATGTCGGTGTGGTCGGTAATCAGCTCCTGGTACCAGGGGCCCTGGCTGGTGTTGCCAATGAGCACCACGCCTATCAGGCGGTTTTCGCGGACCAGTAGATGGCTGTAACTGCCGTTGTCGAAATCCCGGAAGATTAGTGATTCGGTGGCCTCATCTGGGTTCTGCTGACCGCAGGAAAACACCGGCACGTCGCTGATCTTGAGCCGGGTGGCGATGACCGATGGGGCCCAGCCCGCAGCACCGGTGTCGTTGGCAAGCACCCGGGCGAGTATTCGGGCCTGCTGGTAGCCGGGCTCCACCAGGCCAAAGGTTTCGTTGTTCAGTTCACAGCACTCGCCCAGGGCGTAGATGTCAGGGTCGCTGGTGCGCAGCTGAGGACTCACCCGAATACCTCGGCCGCAGTCCAGGCCTGCGGTCTCGGCCAGTTCCCGGTTCGGCACTATGCCGGTGGCAATGACCACCAGATCGGTGCTGATCAGGGTCTGGTCACTCAGTTGCACGGCCCGGACCCGGTCCCGGCCCAACAACTGAAGCGGGGCGGTTCCGGTGAGAATGTTCAGGCCCTTGCGTTCCAGTGCCTCGGCCAACAGTTGGCCGCCCACGGTATCCAGCTGCCGGTTCAACAGGTAGTTGCTGCGGTGCAGCACGGTGACGGTAACGCCGCGACGGAGTAGGCCGGCGGCCGCCTCCAGGCCCAGAAATCCGCCGCCGACCACGACCGCGCGCTGCCGGGTTTCGCTCTGCTCGATCAAGGTTCGGGTGTCGTTGATGTCCCGGAAGTAGCGGACGCCGTCCAGGTCTTCACCCGGCAGCCCCAATTGCCCGGGCCGGGAGCCGGTAGCCAGTACCAGGGTGTCGTAATGCTGGCTGCGACCGGTCAGGGTGGTCACGGTGTGCTCCTGGCGGTTGATGGCACGGACCGGTTCGCCGTGATGCACCTGGATGCCGTGGCTGGCGAACCAGTCGTCGGGCTTCAGTGTCAGGCTGTCCTCATCGGCATCACCGCTTAAAAGCGCCGACAGCTGGATGCGGTTATAAGCTGGCCGGTTCTCGCCGTTGAAGACAATGATGCTCTGGTAGGGCACTGGCGCCTGGGTCATCAGTTCTTCCAGGAAGCGCTGCGCCACCATGCCGTGGCCGCAAAGCACCAAGGTGCGCTCCCTGTTTCCGCTTATAGTCCTGGTCATAGCCGCGCTCCGATTTCCTGAACCTTTTCCTGAACCCATAAAAAAAGCCGGAGCATCGCATCCCCGAGGGGAATCGATGGTCCGGCGCCAATGCCAACAACAATGATCTGATGGTCCGGCCGAATCCTTGGCCGGGACATTCATCCTTGCCAAAGACTCTGCGATCTTCGTGCCAGTTTTTTAAGTCCTATTAAATCAGTTAGATACTGATTTTCGTTGGTTGTGTTGGCGGTTCCCGGCAGGATTATCTGCCCCGTGCTGGGGCGTTTTGCACGACTTTGAGGCTTCCTCTGGCGTAGTTATTGCTGCGGTAATTGCTATCGAGACAGCACGGCCAGTGCCGGGAGTACTTTCATGAACACCAAGCGACAGCAGCACAATCCGAAACCACCCACCGCCGCGGATTTCCTGATTGCGTCACGGCAATGCGAACTGATGAACCTCCAGTACTTCCTGCAGATGGGAAAGGTGGTGCAGAGCATCAGTAACCTGGTGCACGGCCTGCAGCGGGAGCGGGGCGCCTCCAACGTGTTCCTGGGCTCGGGCGGCGAGAAATTTGCCGACGAGCGGGAAGCGATGATTCAGGAATCCGACCGGTTAGCGGAGCTGTTTGAGCAGGCTCTGGCTGAGGTGCAGGAGGCGCTGACGGCGCATCCGGTCAGCAGTCATCTGCTGAACCATCTCGCCAATGCCCTGCACGGATTGCAGCAGTTGCCCGCATTGCGCTCCCAGGTAGCCGCGCAGGCGGTGTCCGCGGCAGAGGCCACCGAGGCTTATGGCGGCCGGATCCACGCACTGATCACGGTGGTGTTTGAAGCTGCCGACACCGCGGTTGATCCGTCCCTGGCCGGGTTGCTGGTGGCCATGGTGCACCTGATGAATGGCAAGGAATTCTGTGGTCAGGAGCGTGCCGTGGGTTCGGCCGGCTTCTCTAGTGGCGGCTTCGACAGTGCACTATCCAAGCGCATGACGCACCTGGTTGAAGCACAGGAACGTTGTTTTGAGGTGTTTGTCAGCTTTGCCGATGACGACAGCCGTGCCTTGTGGCAGACCTTGCGTTCCCATGACCGGGAGACAGAAATCGAGCGCCTGCGTCAGCTCGGCTGTTCGGTGGGGCGCTATAAAACCCTGGACTCCGGGCTGGCGGATCGCTGGTTTGCGCTGATGTCGGAACGCATGGATGAACTCAAGAAGGTTGAAGACGCGGTTGAGGGCAGTTTCCACACCCGCTGTGTCGAACGTTTTGCCGAGGCTCGAAACTCCCTGGCCCACCAGGAAACCCTGATCGCGTCACTGGACGAGCAGAACCCGCCAGCGCAGCCGCTGCTGGTGCTGTGCGATTCCGGCGATGATGCCCGGTCCGGGGAAGCCTGGAACAGTGAGGGTGTGGGTCAGCAGTTTGGTCGATCCATCTTTGATCTGGTGCAGGAACAGACTCGCCGGTTGCAGCAGATGACCGACGAACTGCAGAGCGCCAAGGAGGCGCTGGAAGATCGGAGAACCCAGGAGAAAGCGGTGCTTCTGCTGATGGAGCATCGCAAGATCGACAACAACGAGGCTCACCGGGTGCTCCGGAAACTGGCCATGAACCAGGGCAAGAAGCTACCCGAGGTGGCTCGGGCCCTGGTCTCCATGGCCGATGTTCTAAAGTAAAAACGGAGAAAAGAGCGGTTAGGCTCAGGCGCCTGCGGCCTGAGCGGTGCTGTTCTCCTGGTCTGTGCTGCGGGCTTTGCGGGTCTTGATGTTCTCCAGCTTGCGCTGTTTCTCGTACAGGAACTTCAATACTTCCTGGCGGTAGTGCACATACGTGGGATCATCCGCCAGGGTCACCCGGTTTCGTGGCCGCGGCAGTTCGATGCGCAGGTCCTCTCCGACGGTGGCTGACGGGCCGTTGGTCATCATGATAATGCGGTCGGACAGCAGTACGGCTTCGTCGACGTCGTGGGTGATCATGATCACCGTATTGTTAAGCTCCTGTTGAATCTCCATCAGCGAATCCTGCAGGTGGGCCCGGGTCAGCGCATCCAGCGCGCCGAACGGCTCATCCATCAGCAATACGCTGGGCTTCATCGCCAACGCCCGTGCAATGCCCACTCGCTGCGCCATGCCGCCGGAAATCTCCCCCGGCCGCTTGTTGGCGGCGTGGGCCATGTTCACCAGCTCCAGGTTGTGATGAATCCAGTCCTTGCGCTCCTGTTTCGCCATGGACTTGCGGAATACCTGTTGCACCGCCAGTTCCACGTTTTCGTACACGGTCAGCCAGGGCATCAGGGCGTGGTTCTGAAACACCACCGCCCGCTCCGGTCCCGGCGAGTTGACCTCATGGCCGTCCAGAACGCAGCCGCCCTTGGTGGCTTGCAGCAGGCCGGCGACAATGTTCAGCACGGTGGATTTGCCGCAGCCTGAGTGACCGATCAAGGACACAAACTCGCCCTTCTTGATTTTCAGGTTGAGGTTGTCGAGTGCGACGAAGGAACCTTTCGGTGTCTCAAAGGCCATTTCCACGCCGGTCAATTCCAGATGTGCTTTAGTCATGATGGTCTCCGTTATTCATTCCAGGCGACTTTCTTCTGGATCATCAGCATCAGCCGATCCAGCAGAAAACCGATAAAACCGATGGCCAGTACCGCCACCATGATCCGGCTCAGGGACTGACTACTGCCATTCTGAAATTCGTCCCACACGAACTTGCCCAGGCCCGGGCTCTGGGCCAGCATTTCCGCCGCAATCAGCACCATCCAGGCGATACCCAGAGAGACCCGCAGGCCGGTAAAGATCATGGGTACCGATGAGGGTAGTACCACCTTGCGCACGTGGGTCCAGAACGACAGGCGCAGGACCCGGGACACATTCAGAAGGTCTGGATTCACCGCCGCCACGCCGACACTGGTGTTGATCAGCGTGGGCCAGAGGCTGCACAGGGTGACAGTGATCATGGAGGTCAGGAACGACTTCTCGAACATCGGGTCGTCGCTGACGTAGGTGGCCGAGACCACCATCGTCACCAGCGGCAGCCAGGCCAGCGGCGATACCGGTTTGAATATCTGGATCAGTGGATTGACCGCCGCCTGAAAGTAGTGGTTCAGGCCAAAGACAATGCCCAGTGGCACCGCAATCACCGTCGCCAGAAAAAAGCCTGCAAGCACGGTGATCAGGCTGGTAACCACCTGGTCCAGAAAGGTGGGTGCGGCCGGGTAGTCGCGGATTTTGACCTCGGCATCCGGATTGTCGGCCAGGATGCGCGCATTACGCTCTTCCTGCATGGTCACGAACTTGTCGGCTCGCTCCCGTTGGTTGGTGTGTTCCTGCCAGAGCTGACCGCCCTGCTCCCAGACCTGAGCCGGGCCCGGAAAGGCGCCAAGGGATGTGTTGACCTGAGGCGCGGCCAGATGCCAGAACCCGAGGAAGATCAGGATGCCGATGGTGGGCAGCAGCAGTTGCTTGCCCGACTGGGCCAGCTCGGCGCCGGTAAACCGGCTCGCCAGTGCTTTCAGCCAGCCGGGTGTGCCGGCTCTGGAGCTAGGGTTGGTTAAGGTGGTCATGTCGTTCTCCTGGCTAAGCCCGGTTACGGTGTCTCGGCGCCTTTCAGGCCGATATCAAAACTGTCGATGTAGGCGTTCGGCTGGCGTGGCGTAAAAGCAACGCCGTCGATCAGTTCACCCTGGTACGGGCGGGCGAAGTTTTCCTGGCTGAAATCCGGGAAGTCCTCGGCCTGCATCAGGCCGTCGTCGATCAGCGACTGGGCCGCCTGGGCGTAAATGTCACCGCGATATACCTGGGCTGCGGTCTTCATATACCAGTCATCGGATTTGGCCTCGGGAATCTGGCCCCAGCGGCGCATCTGCGACAGGTACCAGATGGCATCGGACGGGTAAGGGTAAGTGGCGTGATGACGGAAGAAGACGTTGAAGTCTGGTACCTCGCGGACATCGCCTTTCTCGTATTCGAAGGTGCCGGTCATGGAATTGGCGATGACCTCGGCGTCGGCTCCGACATAGCTGGACCGGGCCAGGATTTCCACGGCTTCGGCACGGTTGGCGTTGTTGTTTTCATCCAGCCAGTGCGCGGCGCGAATCATTGAACGCAGCAGGCGCAGGTGGGTGTTGGGGTTCTGCTCGGCCCAGGACTGGGTCACTCCGAACACCTTTTCCGGGTTGTTGGGCCAGATTTCGTAGTCGGTGATCACTGGCACGCCAATGCCCTTGAACACCGCCTGCTGGTTCCAGGGCTCGCCCACGCAGTAACCCTGGATAGTGCCGGCTTCCATGGTGGCGGGCATCTGTGGCGGTGGCGTCACCGACAGGTGCACGTCCGCTTCTAGTGTGCCGCTGGTGTCACCGCGCTGGGGCGCATAGAAGCCTGGGTTCAGGCCGCCGGCGGCCAGCCAGTAACGCAGCTCATAGTTGTGGGTCGATACCGGGAACACCATGCCCATACGAAAACGTTCGCCTTCCGCCCGGGATTGCTCCACCACCGGCTTCAGGGCGCTGGCGCTGATCGGATGCACCGGTTTGCCGTTTTCCTCGGGAATGTGCTGGCTCATGGTTTCCCAGACCTGGTTGGAGACGGTGATGCCGTTGCCGTTCAGGTCCATGCTGAAGGCGGTAATGATGTCGGCCTGGGTTCCGTAGCCGATGGAGGCGCCCAGGGGTTGGCCGGCGAGCATGTGCGCGCCATCCAGTTCGCCGGTGATGACCCGGTCCAGCAGTACTTTCCAGTTGGCCTGGGCTTCGAGCTCGACAAACAGGCCTTCGTCCATAAAGAAGCCCTGTTCCCAGGCTACGGCCAAGGGTGCCATATCGGTCAGCTTGATGAAGCCGATCTTCAGGTCCGGTTTCTCCGGGGCACCGATTTCGGCCTGGGCCAGACCGGTGCCGGCCATCAGGGAGACGGCTGCGGCCAGTCCGGCCAGTTGTCTTAGTGTGCCGGAGACGGTTGTCAGGGATGTCTTCATGGATGCTTTCCTCGCAATGTTCTTGCAGGCAAAAAAAAGCGCCAGCCCTCCGCTGTCGGAAGGCAGGCGCCCATGCCTGTTGGATCAACAATGATCTGAAGTGTTCAAAGGTGTTGATTGCACAGCTTGTGCCAGAGATAAAAAAGTTTTTTAAAACAGTCGAGTAAGGATTCAGGCCCGACAATGGGTCGGAATCTGGCGTGTGGTTGCCGATGTGTTTTAGTGCGCTTTTTTAAGCCTTGCACCATTGTGGGCCGTGAAAAGTGGCGCTCCTGCCCGCCGAGGTGCGTTATAGCTTGAATGCCAGGATGGCCCTGTTATTGCAGCGGTTAACTCAGCAAAAAGACTTCAGATGACACGTTAGACAGCACTCTTGATAACTATGAACAGGCAAAGACGCCCGCTCCCTTGTGCCGGATATACCGGTTCCCGGAAGCGGGCGTCTTTGTTTTAGAGACAATTTGGCTTAGAGACAAAAGGACACGACGTGAACAGCGAGCATCAGACAGCGACCGGCGTTCGGACCACCTGCCCCTACTGTGGCGTCGGTTGCGGCGTGACGGCCCGGCCCGGGCAAGTCAGTGGCGATCAGCAGCACCCGGCCAATCAGGGGCGACTGTGTGTTAAAGGCTCGGCCTTGCACGAGACCCTGGTGCCTGCCGGTCGTCTGTTGCGGCCCCGGCTCGCCGGTGTGGAAAGCGACTGGCCGGAGGCCCTGAAAGCCGCGTCTGGGGCCATTCGGGAGGCGGTGGCCACGCACGGCCCCGGTTCAGTGGCGTTCTATCTGTCAGGCCAGTTGTTAACCGAGGACTATTACGTCGCCAACAAATTGGCCAAGGGGTTTGTTGGCACACCGCACGTGGATACCAACTCCCGTCTTTGCATGTCTTCGGCAGTAGCAGCCCACAAACGGGCGTTCGGGGAAGACTGTGTACCCGGCTGCTATGACGATGTGGAGTTGGCGGATCTGCTGGTACTGGCTGGCAGCAACGCCGCCTGGGCTCATCCGGTGCTGTATCAGCGCATGAAAGCGGCCTGCCGTCAGGGACGTCGGGTGGTGGTGATTGACCCGCGCCGGACCGCCACTGCAGAGCTGGCGGACCTGCACCTGAAACTGAAACCAGGCACAGACACTATTCTGTTTAACGGCCTCCTGGTGTGGCTAGCGGATAACAGTGGCCTGGACCAGGGTTATATCGCCCGCCACTGTCATGGCTTCGAGGAAACCTTGGCGGCCGCGACCCAAGCGGCTCCCTCAGCCGGTTCTGTGGCTGAACAGTGCGATCTTCCGGTCGCCGATGTGGAAACCTTTTACCAATGGTTCGCACAGACCCCGCGGACGGTGACCGGTTTTTCCCAGGGCATCAATCAGGCGTCGGCGGGAACGGACAAGTGCAACAGCATTATCAATTGCCATCTGGCCACAGGCCGGGTCGGCTTGCCGGGGGCCGGGCCATTCTCCTTGACCGGTCAGCCCAACGCCATGGGCGGGCGGGAAGTGGGCGGATTGGCCAATACCCTGGCGGCCCATATGGACTACGACAGCCCCGGTGCCCGGGACAGTGTGGCTCGGTTCTGGGGTACCGGCCGAGTTCCCGAGGGCCCCGGCCTGAAAGCCGTGGAACTTTTCGAAGCAGTGCATCGGGGCGAGATCAAGGTGCTTTGGATCATGGGCACCAACCCGGCGGTCAGCCTGCCGGAGTCGGCGCGGGTGCGCGAGGCGCTGGCGCGCTGCCCCACGGTGATTGTCTCCGACTGCATGGCCGAGACCGACACCACCGCCTACGCTGACATCCTGCTGCCCGCCGCCGGTTGGGGCGAGAAAGACGGCACGGTGACCAATTCCGAGCGCTGTATATCCCGGCAAAGAGCGTTCCTGCCTCTGCCTGGCGAGGTGAAGCCGGACTGGTGGATCATGGCGAGCGTGGCCCAGGCGCTGGGTTTTGGCGAGGCGTTCGGCTACCAGCGGCCGGTGGATATCTTTCGCGAGCACGCTGCGCTCTCCGGAATTGCCGTCCAGGCCAGCGGCAGTCGCCGCCAGTTTGATATCGATTGTCTGAAAACCCTGTCCGACTCCGATTACGACCAATTCGAACCGGTGCAATGGCCAGTTTCAGCCTCGCCCGAGGGCGGGATTGCCGGTACCCGCCGACTCTTTGGTCAAGGCGGCTTTGCCACCCCCGATGGTCGTGCCCGAATGGTGCCCATCCACACGGTGAGCGCGGGTCAACAGACCTCGCTGGCCCAGCCGCTGGTGGTCAACGCTGGCAGGATTCGCGATCAGTGGCACACCATGACCCGGACCGCCCTGGCACCAAGGCTGCTCGCCCATCGGCAGGAGCCGTTTATTGAGGTGCACCCCAACGACGCCGAGGCCCTGACCCTGGCCGAGGGCGAGCTGGGCCGGCTGACTGGCCGCAATGGTGGCGAATACGTGGGCCGGATTCGGGTAACACCGGATCAGCGCCCGGGCGAGGTGTTTGTGCCCATCCACTGGAACCGTCAGTTTGCCTCCAGGGGCACGGCGACGGACCTGATGATGGCCGTTACCGATCCGGTCTCCGGGCAGCCGGAGGGCAAACACGGCGTCGCCAGCCTGCAACCGTTGCCGAGTCGTTGGCACGCCCGGGTGATCCGTCGCCCGGCCAGCGGATGGCAGCCGGAACTGGCCAGTCCCTCGGGTTACTGGGCCCGGCAGCCGCTGAGTCACAGCGAGAGCTGGTGGCTGGCGGGCAATCAGCCGGTGGATTGGGAACGGGAGGCGGATGCCTGGTTGGGTGGTGCGGCTCAGGTGTTGATGGGCGATGTCGCCTGCGGCCGGTTTCGGGCCGCTCGCATCGTTGACGGGCAGTTGCAGGCGGTTCTGTTGGTGGCGCCGAGTGCTGCCGAGTTGCCGGACCTGGCCTGGCTGGACCGATGCTTTGAGGCGCAGTGCCTGAGCCCCGAGCAACGTCAGTGCCTGCTGGCGGCTCGAGCGGTGGACAGCGAAGACACCGGCGCACTGGTGTGCAGCTGTTTCCAGGTGGGCGAAAAGCAGATTGCGAAGGCGATTCGGGCCGGTGAGGACAGTGTGGAAGCGCTTGGTCAGGCCCTGAAATGCGGCACCAACTGTGGCTCCTGCATTCCGGAACTGCGGGGTTTGCTGAGTCAATATCCGGCGCCGGAAGCGGCCGAGGTTTCCTGAGCTCAGGTCAGCCGGCCTTGCGCAGTAGCGGTAAGGGCACCCGGTAGCGCAAACCTACAGACCGGCCGGTGCCCTCAACCGTGCAGGTCTTCTGGTTGACCCGGCGAATCCGGCCCTGAACTTCCCGGTTCCCGGCTCCGAAGGTCACTACCTCGCCGACCTGCCAGTGTTTGCGCGCCACCACCGGATCTGGCAACTCGAATGGCTCTGTCGACAGCGCCATGCCACGGTCGGCGGCGCGGATGGCCAGAGACCGCCGCACCGCCACAGCCCCACCA from Marinobacter sp. LA51 carries:
- a CDS encoding ABC transporter ATP-binding protein — encoded protein: MTKAHLELTGVEMAFETPKGSFVALDNLNLKIKKGEFVSLIGHSGCGKSTVLNIVAGLLQATKGGCVLDGHEVNSPGPERAVVFQNHALMPWLTVYENVELAVQQVFRKSMAKQERKDWIHHNLELVNMAHAANKRPGEISGGMAQRVGIARALAMKPSVLLMDEPFGALDALTRAHLQDSLMEIQQELNNTVIMITHDVDEAVLLSDRIIMMTNGPSATVGEDLRIELPRPRNRVTLADDPTYVHYRQEVLKFLYEKQRKLENIKTRKARSTDQENSTAQAAGA
- a CDS encoding CmpA/NrtA family ABC transporter substrate-binding protein, producing MAGTGLAQAEIGAPEKPDLKIGFIKLTDMAPLAVAWEQGFFMDEGLFVELEAQANWKVLLDRVITGELDGAHMLAGQPLGASIGYGTQADIITAFSMDLNGNGITVSNQVWETMSQHIPEENGKPVHPISASALKPVVEQSRAEGERFRMGMVFPVSTHNYELRYWLAAGGLNPGFYAPQRGDTSGTLEADVHLSVTPPPQMPATMEAGTIQGYCVGEPWNQQAVFKGIGVPVITDYEIWPNNPEKVFGVTQSWAEQNPNTHLRLLRSMIRAAHWLDENNNANRAEAVEILARSSYVGADAEVIANSMTGTFEYEKGDVREVPDFNVFFRHHATYPYPSDAIWYLSQMRRWGQIPEAKSDDWYMKTAAQVYRGDIYAQAAQSLIDDGLMQAEDFPDFSQENFARPYQGELIDGVAFTPRQPNAYIDSFDIGLKGAETP
- a CDS encoding nitrate- and nitrite sensing domain-containing protein; its protein translation is MNTKRQQHNPKPPTAADFLIASRQCELMNLQYFLQMGKVVQSISNLVHGLQRERGASNVFLGSGGEKFADEREAMIQESDRLAELFEQALAEVQEALTAHPVSSHLLNHLANALHGLQQLPALRSQVAAQAVSAAEATEAYGGRIHALITVVFEAADTAVDPSLAGLLVAMVHLMNGKEFCGQERAVGSAGFSSGGFDSALSKRMTHLVEAQERCFEVFVSFADDDSRALWQTLRSHDRETEIERLRQLGCSVGRYKTLDSGLADRWFALMSERMDELKKVEDAVEGSFHTRCVERFAEARNSLAHQETLIASLDEQNPPAQPLLVLCDSGDDARSGEAWNSEGVGQQFGRSIFDLVQEQTRRLQQMTDELQSAKEALEDRRTQEKAVLLLMEHRKIDNNEAHRVLRKLAMNQGKKLPEVARALVSMADVLK
- a CDS encoding NAD(P)/FAD-dependent oxidoreductase; translated protein: MTRTISGNRERTLVLCGHGMVAQRFLEELMTQAPVPYQSIIVFNGENRPAYNRIQLSALLSGDADEDSLTLKPDDWFASHGIQVHHGEPVRAINRQEHTVTTLTGRSQHYDTLVLATGSRPGQLGLPGEDLDGVRYFRDINDTRTLIEQSETRQRAVVVGGGFLGLEAAAGLLRRGVTVTVLHRSNYLLNRQLDTVGGQLLAEALERKGLNILTGTAPLQLLGRDRVRAVQLSDQTLISTDLVVIATGIVPNRELAETAGLDCGRGIRVSPQLRTSDPDIYALGECCELNNETFGLVEPGYQQARILARVLANDTGAAGWAPSVIATRLKISDVPVFSCGQQNPDEATESLIFRDFDNGSYSHLLVRENRLIGVVLIGNTSQGPWYQELITDHTDITGIRAQLPFGKPFCEAAA
- the nirB gene encoding nitrite reductase large subunit NirB, which gives rise to MSKKTLIVVGNGMVGHHFLEQLVASPAAANYNILVFGEEKQLAYDRVHLSEYFAGSTHADLAMGTADWYTEQGIQLLLNEPVTGLDRDQRTVTTPKGDYNYDELVLATGSYPFVPPIEGKEHPHCFVYRTLEDLDAIRASAQAGKSGVVVGGGLLGLEAANALKSLGLQAHVVEFAHRLMPVQLDSDGGALLRHKIEELGVQVHTEKATTAIVAGEEARLRMNFSDDSHLETDLIVFSAGIRPQDALARASGLEVGERGGIVVNDQCTTSDPHIHAIGECALWDQRIFGLVAPGYTMARTLASVLNGDTDAAFTGADMSTKLKLLGVDVGSIGDAHGQTPGARNIRFNDEQIGHYRRMVISEDGKKLLGAILVGDNSHYDTLLQYALNGIALPDNPETLILPESQGGAPALGPDALPETASICSCHNVTKGDICGAIDAGCGDLGSVKAETKASTGCGGCTALLKNVVDSELEKRGVEVSKDLCEHFPYSRQELFHLVKVNGIRTFSTLIRQHGRGHGCDICKPAVGSILASCWNEHILATDHVPLQDTNDTFMANMQKNGTYSIVPRIPGGEITPDKLIVLGEVAKQYNLYTKITGGQRVDLFGATLSELPEIWEKLIAAGFETGHAYGKSLRTVKSCVGSTWCRYGVQDSVGMAIRLEDRYKGLRAPHKVKMAVSGCTRECAEAQSKDFGVIATENGWNLYVCGNGGMRPRHADLFATDLSDEELIRTIDRVVMLYVRTADRLQRTSVWMENLEGGLEYLKQVVLEDSLGICAELEEHMDGIVGTYQCEWKTAVEDPEKRKRFREFVNAPAQKDPVQQWTTERDQRRPVLESA
- a CDS encoding ABC transporter permease, with amino-acid sequence MTTLTNPSSRAGTPGWLKALASRFTGAELAQSGKQLLLPTIGILIFLGFWHLAAPQVNTSLGAFPGPAQVWEQGGQLWQEHTNQRERADKFVTMQEERNARILADNPDAEVKIRDYPAAPTFLDQVVTSLITVLAGFFLATVIAVPLGIVFGLNHYFQAAVNPLIQIFKPVSPLAWLPLVTMVVSATYVSDDPMFEKSFLTSMITVTLCSLWPTLINTSVGVAAVNPDLLNVSRVLRLSFWTHVRKVVLPSSVPMIFTGLRVSLGIAWMVLIAAEMLAQSPGLGKFVWDEFQNGSSQSLSRIMVAVLAIGFIGFLLDRLMLMIQKKVAWNE
- a CDS encoding nitrate reductase; this translates as MNSEHQTATGVRTTCPYCGVGCGVTARPGQVSGDQQHPANQGRLCVKGSALHETLVPAGRLLRPRLAGVESDWPEALKAASGAIREAVATHGPGSVAFYLSGQLLTEDYYVANKLAKGFVGTPHVDTNSRLCMSSAVAAHKRAFGEDCVPGCYDDVELADLLVLAGSNAAWAHPVLYQRMKAACRQGRRVVVIDPRRTATAELADLHLKLKPGTDTILFNGLLVWLADNSGLDQGYIARHCHGFEETLAAATQAAPSAGSVAEQCDLPVADVETFYQWFAQTPRTVTGFSQGINQASAGTDKCNSIINCHLATGRVGLPGAGPFSLTGQPNAMGGREVGGLANTLAAHMDYDSPGARDSVARFWGTGRVPEGPGLKAVELFEAVHRGEIKVLWIMGTNPAVSLPESARVREALARCPTVIVSDCMAETDTTAYADILLPAAGWGEKDGTVTNSERCISRQRAFLPLPGEVKPDWWIMASVAQALGFGEAFGYQRPVDIFREHAALSGIAVQASGSRRQFDIDCLKTLSDSDYDQFEPVQWPVSASPEGGIAGTRRLFGQGGFATPDGRARMVPIHTVSAGQQTSLAQPLVVNAGRIRDQWHTMTRTALAPRLLAHRQEPFIEVHPNDAEALTLAEGELGRLTGRNGGEYVGRIRVTPDQRPGEVFVPIHWNRQFASRGTATDLMMAVTDPVSGQPEGKHGVASLQPLPSRWHARVIRRPASGWQPELASPSGYWARQPLSHSESWWLAGNQPVDWEREADAWLGGAAQVLMGDVACGRFRAARIVDGQLQAVLLVAPSAAELPDLAWLDRCFEAQCLSPEQRQCLLAARAVDSEDTGALVCSCFQVGEKQIAKAIRAGEDSVEALGQALKCGTNCGSCIPELRGLLSQYPAPEAAEVS